Proteins encoded within one genomic window of Humulus lupulus chromosome 1, drHumLupu1.1, whole genome shotgun sequence:
- the LOC133800868 gene encoding uncharacterized protein LOC133800868 isoform X1 produces MAMAESNDFVSVDMERIYLGGKVVVTIWYRAPELLLGAKHYTSIVDMWAVGCIFAELLTLKPLFQGAEVKATPNPFQIFKVLGHPTIEKWPTLANLPHWQNDLQLIQGHKYDNHRLQGFVNISSKSPAFDLLSKILEEPDRVVKESKLIWLLTNLNFKMPYCLLMNALAKTKQINEAKSVFDEMLEKCVSSEMSSKSSINKDKKSLSIVHPKSNDMFQYLSEDKLLFVHSNIRAQCYWSDIGCIQCFLSNEELQMLKQSCLGFILDLDASLEPSHMIMHALLLHEDGSSNGNELHLNFGGNKTKFGIEDFGIITSLNCYGIHSDMGGSNDNSRLLVKYFSGKSSNLRNQLKDFINSRRIDINAEDAIKLVKVYMVENILGSKRGDRLVDNFVLNLVDDEEKFEAYPWGHRSFNETIKYLTSALDSSKTGYELFGFPIAFQVWEFEVIPLLTSSFAIHICSKIPRILNWKIGKKNCHFKTIWKKVFKRSKEIKKDNIIMKKDIVDIKTKVNDIEERMKRFFDFMEIFTKKHDANKEVPGEGEGEEQGWEVFSSRGEILI; encoded by the exons ATGGCCATGGCTGAATCTAACGATTTCGTTTCGGTTGATATGGAGAGGATCTATCTCGGTGGAAAG GTTGTGGTAACCATTTGGTATCGTGCACCAGAGCTGCTCCTTGGGGCAAAACATTATACAAGTATTGTTG ATATGTGGGCTGTTGGATGCATTTTTGCCGAGCTTTTGACATTGAAGCCACTGTTTCAAGGAGCTGAAGTCAAAGCTACCCCAAATCCATTTCAG ATATTCAAGGTCTTAG GTCATCCCACTATAGAAAAGTGGCCAACACTTGCAAATCTTCCGCATTGGCAAAATGATTTACAGCTTATTCAAGGCCACAAGTA TGACAATCACAGGCTTCAGGGTTTTGTAAACATCTCTTCAAAAAGTCCTGCATTTGACCTCTTATCTAAGATACTTGA GGAACCAGACAGAGTGGTCAAGGAGTCAAAGCTAATTTGGTTATtgacaaatttaaattttaag ATGCCATACTGTTTATTGATGAATGCACTTGCTAAGACTAAACAGATCAATGAAGCTAAATCAGTTTTTGATGAAATGCTTGAGAAATGCGTTAGCTCAG AAATGTCTTCCAAATCTTCCATTAACAAAGATAAGAAGTCATTATCAATTGTTCATCCAAAATCAAACGATATGTTTcaa TACTTAAGTGaagataaattactttttgtgcATTCTAATATTCGAGCTCAATGTTATTGGAGTGATATTGGGTGCATTCAATGTTTTCTTAGTAATGAGGAACTACAAATGTTGAAACAATCTTGTCTTGGGTTTATTTTGGATTTGGATGCATCGCTTGAACCATCCCATATGATCATGCATGCTCTTCTTCTTCATGAGGACGGTAGCTCTAATGGAAATGAGCTGCATTTAAATTTTGGAGGTAACAAAACAAAGTTTGGCATTGAAGATTTCGGTATTATAACAAGTTTAAATTGTTATGGCATTCATTCTGATATGGGTGGTAGCAATGATAATAGTAGATTACTTGTTAAATACTTCTCTGGAAAATCATCAAATTTAAGAAATCAGTTGAAAGATTTCATTAATTCTAGAAGAATTGATATTAATGCTGAAGATGCCATTAAATTAGTCAAAGTATACATGGTTGAAAATATATTAGGAAGTAAAAGAGGTGATAGGTTGGTAGACAATTTTGTTCTGAATTTAGTTGATGATGAAGAAAAGTTTGAGGCATATCCTTGGGGTCACCGGTCTTTTAACGAAACAATAAAATACCTCACAAGTGCCTTAGATTCATCAAAGACAGGATATGAGCTATTTGGCTTCCCTATAGCCTTCCAAGTTTGGGAATTTGAGGTTATTCCTTTGTTGACGTCATCGTTTGCCATTCACATTTGTTCAAAAATCCCCAGAATTTTGAATTGGAAGATAGGGAAGAAGAATTGTCACTTCAAGACAATTTGGAAAAAAGTTTTCAAAAGATCAAAG GAAATCAAAAAAGATAATATTATAATGAAAAAAGATATTGTTGATATTAAAACAAAGGTGAATGATATTGAGGAGAGAATGAAACGTTTCTTTGATTTTATGGAGATTTTTACGAAGAAACATGATGCAAACAAGGAAGTTCCTGGAGAAGGAGAAGGTGAAGAGCAAGGATGGGAAGTCTTCTCCTCAAGAGGGGAAATCCTTATCTGA
- the LOC133800868 gene encoding uncharacterized protein LOC133800868 isoform X5 — translation MAMAESNDFVSVDMERIYLGGKVVVTIWYRAPELLLGAKHYTSIVDMWAVGCIFAELLTLKPLFQGAEVKATPNPFQIFKVLGHPTIEKWPTLANLPHWQNDLQLIQGHKYDNHRLQGFVNISSKSPAFDLLSKILEEPDRVVKESKLIWLLTNLNFKMPYCLLMNALAKTKQINEAKSVFDEMLEKCVSSEMSSKSSINKDKKSLSIVHPKSNDMFQYLSEDKLLFVHSNIRAQCYWSDIGCIQCFLSNEELQMLKQSCLGFILDLDASLEPSHMIMHALLLHEDGSSNGNELHLNFGGNQKR, via the exons ATGGCCATGGCTGAATCTAACGATTTCGTTTCGGTTGATATGGAGAGGATCTATCTCGGTGGAAAG GTTGTGGTAACCATTTGGTATCGTGCACCAGAGCTGCTCCTTGGGGCAAAACATTATACAAGTATTGTTG ATATGTGGGCTGTTGGATGCATTTTTGCCGAGCTTTTGACATTGAAGCCACTGTTTCAAGGAGCTGAAGTCAAAGCTACCCCAAATCCATTTCAG ATATTCAAGGTCTTAG GTCATCCCACTATAGAAAAGTGGCCAACACTTGCAAATCTTCCGCATTGGCAAAATGATTTACAGCTTATTCAAGGCCACAAGTA TGACAATCACAGGCTTCAGGGTTTTGTAAACATCTCTTCAAAAAGTCCTGCATTTGACCTCTTATCTAAGATACTTGA GGAACCAGACAGAGTGGTCAAGGAGTCAAAGCTAATTTGGTTATtgacaaatttaaattttaag ATGCCATACTGTTTATTGATGAATGCACTTGCTAAGACTAAACAGATCAATGAAGCTAAATCAGTTTTTGATGAAATGCTTGAGAAATGCGTTAGCTCAG AAATGTCTTCCAAATCTTCCATTAACAAAGATAAGAAGTCATTATCAATTGTTCATCCAAAATCAAACGATATGTTTcaa TACTTAAGTGaagataaattactttttgtgcATTCTAATATTCGAGCTCAATGTTATTGGAGTGATATTGGGTGCATTCAATGTTTTCTTAGTAATGAGGAACTACAAATGTTGAAACAATCTTGTCTTGGGTTTATTTTGGATTTGGATGCATCGCTTGAACCATCCCATATGATCATGCATGCTCTTCTTCTTCATGAGGACGGTAGCTCTAATGGAAATGAGCTGCATTTAAATTTTGGAG GAAATCAAAAAAGATAA
- the LOC133800868 gene encoding uncharacterized protein LOC133800868 isoform X4, which produces MAMAESNDFVSVDMERIYLGGKVVVTIWYRAPELLLGAKHYTSIVDMWAVGCIFAELLTLKPLFQGAEVKATPNPFQIFKVLGHPTIEKWPTLANLPHWQNDLQLIQGHKYDNHRLQGFVNISSKSPAFDLLSKILEEPDRVVKESKLIWLLTNLNFKMPYCLLMNALAKTKQINEAKSVFDEMLEKCVSSEMSSKSSINKDKKSLSIVHPKSNDMFQYLSEDKLLFVHSNIRAQCYWSDIGCIQCFLSNEELQMLKQSCLGFILDLDASLEPSHMIMHALLLHEDGSSNGNELHLNFGGNKTKFGIEDFGIITSLNCYGIHSDMGGSNDNSRLLVKYFSGKSSNLRNQLKDFINSRRIDINAEDAIKLVKVYMVENILGSKRGDRLVDNFVLNLVDDEEKFEAYPWGHRSFNETIKYLTSALDSSKTGYELFGFPIAFQVWEFEVIPLLTSSFAIHICSKIPRILNWKIGKKNCHFKTIWKKVFKRSKVYAPLTFF; this is translated from the exons ATGGCCATGGCTGAATCTAACGATTTCGTTTCGGTTGATATGGAGAGGATCTATCTCGGTGGAAAG GTTGTGGTAACCATTTGGTATCGTGCACCAGAGCTGCTCCTTGGGGCAAAACATTATACAAGTATTGTTG ATATGTGGGCTGTTGGATGCATTTTTGCCGAGCTTTTGACATTGAAGCCACTGTTTCAAGGAGCTGAAGTCAAAGCTACCCCAAATCCATTTCAG ATATTCAAGGTCTTAG GTCATCCCACTATAGAAAAGTGGCCAACACTTGCAAATCTTCCGCATTGGCAAAATGATTTACAGCTTATTCAAGGCCACAAGTA TGACAATCACAGGCTTCAGGGTTTTGTAAACATCTCTTCAAAAAGTCCTGCATTTGACCTCTTATCTAAGATACTTGA GGAACCAGACAGAGTGGTCAAGGAGTCAAAGCTAATTTGGTTATtgacaaatttaaattttaag ATGCCATACTGTTTATTGATGAATGCACTTGCTAAGACTAAACAGATCAATGAAGCTAAATCAGTTTTTGATGAAATGCTTGAGAAATGCGTTAGCTCAG AAATGTCTTCCAAATCTTCCATTAACAAAGATAAGAAGTCATTATCAATTGTTCATCCAAAATCAAACGATATGTTTcaa TACTTAAGTGaagataaattactttttgtgcATTCTAATATTCGAGCTCAATGTTATTGGAGTGATATTGGGTGCATTCAATGTTTTCTTAGTAATGAGGAACTACAAATGTTGAAACAATCTTGTCTTGGGTTTATTTTGGATTTGGATGCATCGCTTGAACCATCCCATATGATCATGCATGCTCTTCTTCTTCATGAGGACGGTAGCTCTAATGGAAATGAGCTGCATTTAAATTTTGGAGGTAACAAAACAAAGTTTGGCATTGAAGATTTCGGTATTATAACAAGTTTAAATTGTTATGGCATTCATTCTGATATGGGTGGTAGCAATGATAATAGTAGATTACTTGTTAAATACTTCTCTGGAAAATCATCAAATTTAAGAAATCAGTTGAAAGATTTCATTAATTCTAGAAGAATTGATATTAATGCTGAAGATGCCATTAAATTAGTCAAAGTATACATGGTTGAAAATATATTAGGAAGTAAAAGAGGTGATAGGTTGGTAGACAATTTTGTTCTGAATTTAGTTGATGATGAAGAAAAGTTTGAGGCATATCCTTGGGGTCACCGGTCTTTTAACGAAACAATAAAATACCTCACAAGTGCCTTAGATTCATCAAAGACAGGATATGAGCTATTTGGCTTCCCTATAGCCTTCCAAGTTTGGGAATTTGAGGTTATTCCTTTGTTGACGTCATCGTTTGCCATTCACATTTGTTCAAAAATCCCCAGAATTTTGAATTGGAAGATAGGGAAGAAGAATTGTCACTTCAAGACAATTTGGAAAAAAGTTTTCAAAAGATCAAAG GTTTATGCTCCTTTAACCTTTTTCTAA
- the LOC133800868 gene encoding uncharacterized protein LOC133800868 isoform X2, translated as MAMAESNDFVSVDMERIYLGGKVVVTIWYRAPELLLGAKHYTNMWAVGCIFAELLTLKPLFQGAEVKATPNPFQIFKVLGHPTIEKWPTLANLPHWQNDLQLIQGHKYDNHRLQGFVNISSKSPAFDLLSKILEEPDRVVKESKLIWLLTNLNFKMPYCLLMNALAKTKQINEAKSVFDEMLEKCVSSEMSSKSSINKDKKSLSIVHPKSNDMFQYLSEDKLLFVHSNIRAQCYWSDIGCIQCFLSNEELQMLKQSCLGFILDLDASLEPSHMIMHALLLHEDGSSNGNELHLNFGGNKTKFGIEDFGIITSLNCYGIHSDMGGSNDNSRLLVKYFSGKSSNLRNQLKDFINSRRIDINAEDAIKLVKVYMVENILGSKRGDRLVDNFVLNLVDDEEKFEAYPWGHRSFNETIKYLTSALDSSKTGYELFGFPIAFQVWEFEVIPLLTSSFAIHICSKIPRILNWKIGKKNCHFKTIWKKVFKRSKEIKKDNIIMKKDIVDIKTKVNDIEERMKRFFDFMEIFTKKHDANKEVPGEGEGEEQGWEVFSSRGEILI; from the exons ATGGCCATGGCTGAATCTAACGATTTCGTTTCGGTTGATATGGAGAGGATCTATCTCGGTGGAAAG GTTGTGGTAACCATTTGGTATCGTGCACCAGAGCTGCTCCTTGGGGCAAAACATTATACAA ATATGTGGGCTGTTGGATGCATTTTTGCCGAGCTTTTGACATTGAAGCCACTGTTTCAAGGAGCTGAAGTCAAAGCTACCCCAAATCCATTTCAG ATATTCAAGGTCTTAG GTCATCCCACTATAGAAAAGTGGCCAACACTTGCAAATCTTCCGCATTGGCAAAATGATTTACAGCTTATTCAAGGCCACAAGTA TGACAATCACAGGCTTCAGGGTTTTGTAAACATCTCTTCAAAAAGTCCTGCATTTGACCTCTTATCTAAGATACTTGA GGAACCAGACAGAGTGGTCAAGGAGTCAAAGCTAATTTGGTTATtgacaaatttaaattttaag ATGCCATACTGTTTATTGATGAATGCACTTGCTAAGACTAAACAGATCAATGAAGCTAAATCAGTTTTTGATGAAATGCTTGAGAAATGCGTTAGCTCAG AAATGTCTTCCAAATCTTCCATTAACAAAGATAAGAAGTCATTATCAATTGTTCATCCAAAATCAAACGATATGTTTcaa TACTTAAGTGaagataaattactttttgtgcATTCTAATATTCGAGCTCAATGTTATTGGAGTGATATTGGGTGCATTCAATGTTTTCTTAGTAATGAGGAACTACAAATGTTGAAACAATCTTGTCTTGGGTTTATTTTGGATTTGGATGCATCGCTTGAACCATCCCATATGATCATGCATGCTCTTCTTCTTCATGAGGACGGTAGCTCTAATGGAAATGAGCTGCATTTAAATTTTGGAGGTAACAAAACAAAGTTTGGCATTGAAGATTTCGGTATTATAACAAGTTTAAATTGTTATGGCATTCATTCTGATATGGGTGGTAGCAATGATAATAGTAGATTACTTGTTAAATACTTCTCTGGAAAATCATCAAATTTAAGAAATCAGTTGAAAGATTTCATTAATTCTAGAAGAATTGATATTAATGCTGAAGATGCCATTAAATTAGTCAAAGTATACATGGTTGAAAATATATTAGGAAGTAAAAGAGGTGATAGGTTGGTAGACAATTTTGTTCTGAATTTAGTTGATGATGAAGAAAAGTTTGAGGCATATCCTTGGGGTCACCGGTCTTTTAACGAAACAATAAAATACCTCACAAGTGCCTTAGATTCATCAAAGACAGGATATGAGCTATTTGGCTTCCCTATAGCCTTCCAAGTTTGGGAATTTGAGGTTATTCCTTTGTTGACGTCATCGTTTGCCATTCACATTTGTTCAAAAATCCCCAGAATTTTGAATTGGAAGATAGGGAAGAAGAATTGTCACTTCAAGACAATTTGGAAAAAAGTTTTCAAAAGATCAAAG GAAATCAAAAAAGATAATATTATAATGAAAAAAGATATTGTTGATATTAAAACAAAGGTGAATGATATTGAGGAGAGAATGAAACGTTTCTTTGATTTTATGGAGATTTTTACGAAGAAACATGATGCAAACAAGGAAGTTCCTGGAGAAGGAGAAGGTGAAGAGCAAGGATGGGAAGTCTTCTCCTCAAGAGGGGAAATCCTTATCTGA
- the LOC133800868 gene encoding uncharacterized protein LOC133800868 isoform X3, translating to MWAVGCIFAELLTLKPLFQGAEVKATPNPFQIFKVLGHPTIEKWPTLANLPHWQNDLQLIQGHKYDNHRLQGFVNISSKSPAFDLLSKILEEPDRVVKESKLIWLLTNLNFKMPYCLLMNALAKTKQINEAKSVFDEMLEKCVSSEMSSKSSINKDKKSLSIVHPKSNDMFQYLSEDKLLFVHSNIRAQCYWSDIGCIQCFLSNEELQMLKQSCLGFILDLDASLEPSHMIMHALLLHEDGSSNGNELHLNFGGNKTKFGIEDFGIITSLNCYGIHSDMGGSNDNSRLLVKYFSGKSSNLRNQLKDFINSRRIDINAEDAIKLVKVYMVENILGSKRGDRLVDNFVLNLVDDEEKFEAYPWGHRSFNETIKYLTSALDSSKTGYELFGFPIAFQVWEFEVIPLLTSSFAIHICSKIPRILNWKIGKKNCHFKTIWKKVFKRSKEIKKDNIIMKKDIVDIKTKVNDIEERMKRFFDFMEIFTKKHDANKEVPGEGEGEEQGWEVFSSRGEILI from the exons ATGTGGGCTGTTGGATGCATTTTTGCCGAGCTTTTGACATTGAAGCCACTGTTTCAAGGAGCTGAAGTCAAAGCTACCCCAAATCCATTTCAG ATATTCAAGGTCTTAG GTCATCCCACTATAGAAAAGTGGCCAACACTTGCAAATCTTCCGCATTGGCAAAATGATTTACAGCTTATTCAAGGCCACAAGTA TGACAATCACAGGCTTCAGGGTTTTGTAAACATCTCTTCAAAAAGTCCTGCATTTGACCTCTTATCTAAGATACTTGA GGAACCAGACAGAGTGGTCAAGGAGTCAAAGCTAATTTGGTTATtgacaaatttaaattttaag ATGCCATACTGTTTATTGATGAATGCACTTGCTAAGACTAAACAGATCAATGAAGCTAAATCAGTTTTTGATGAAATGCTTGAGAAATGCGTTAGCTCAG AAATGTCTTCCAAATCTTCCATTAACAAAGATAAGAAGTCATTATCAATTGTTCATCCAAAATCAAACGATATGTTTcaa TACTTAAGTGaagataaattactttttgtgcATTCTAATATTCGAGCTCAATGTTATTGGAGTGATATTGGGTGCATTCAATGTTTTCTTAGTAATGAGGAACTACAAATGTTGAAACAATCTTGTCTTGGGTTTATTTTGGATTTGGATGCATCGCTTGAACCATCCCATATGATCATGCATGCTCTTCTTCTTCATGAGGACGGTAGCTCTAATGGAAATGAGCTGCATTTAAATTTTGGAGGTAACAAAACAAAGTTTGGCATTGAAGATTTCGGTATTATAACAAGTTTAAATTGTTATGGCATTCATTCTGATATGGGTGGTAGCAATGATAATAGTAGATTACTTGTTAAATACTTCTCTGGAAAATCATCAAATTTAAGAAATCAGTTGAAAGATTTCATTAATTCTAGAAGAATTGATATTAATGCTGAAGATGCCATTAAATTAGTCAAAGTATACATGGTTGAAAATATATTAGGAAGTAAAAGAGGTGATAGGTTGGTAGACAATTTTGTTCTGAATTTAGTTGATGATGAAGAAAAGTTTGAGGCATATCCTTGGGGTCACCGGTCTTTTAACGAAACAATAAAATACCTCACAAGTGCCTTAGATTCATCAAAGACAGGATATGAGCTATTTGGCTTCCCTATAGCCTTCCAAGTTTGGGAATTTGAGGTTATTCCTTTGTTGACGTCATCGTTTGCCATTCACATTTGTTCAAAAATCCCCAGAATTTTGAATTGGAAGATAGGGAAGAAGAATTGTCACTTCAAGACAATTTGGAAAAAAGTTTTCAAAAGATCAAAG GAAATCAAAAAAGATAATATTATAATGAAAAAAGATATTGTTGATATTAAAACAAAGGTGAATGATATTGAGGAGAGAATGAAACGTTTCTTTGATTTTATGGAGATTTTTACGAAGAAACATGATGCAAACAAGGAAGTTCCTGGAGAAGGAGAAGGTGAAGAGCAAGGATGGGAAGTCTTCTCCTCAAGAGGGGAAATCCTTATCTGA